One segment of Brassica napus cultivar Da-Ae chromosome C3, Da-Ae, whole genome shotgun sequence DNA contains the following:
- the LOC106420698 gene encoding ribulose bisphosphate carboxylase/oxygenase activase, chloroplastic — translation MAAAVSTVGAINRAPLSLNGSGAGAASVPATTFLGKKAVTASRFTQSNNKKSNGSFKVVAVKEDKQTDGDRWKGLAYDTSDDQQDITRGKGMVDSVFQAPMGTGTHNAVLSSYEYISQGLKQYNLDNMMDGLYIAPAFMDKLVVHITKNFLTLPNIKVPLILGIWGGKGQGKSFQCELVMAKMGINPIMMSAGELESGNAGEPAKLIRQRYREAADMIKKGKMCCLFINDLDAGAGRMGGTTQYTVNNQMVNATLMNIADNPTNVQLPGMYNKEENARVPIIVTGNDFSTLYAPLIRDGRMEKFYWAPTREDRIGVCKGIFRTDNVKDEDIVTLVDQFPGQSIDFFGALRARVYDDEVRKFVEGLGVEKIGKRLVNSREGPPVFEQPAMTLEKLMEYGNMLVMEQENVKRVQLADQYLNEAALGDANADAIGRGTFYGKAAQQVNIPVPEGCTDPQADNFDPTARSDDGTCVYNF, via the exons ATGGCCGCCGCAGTTTCCACCGTCGGTGCCATCAACAGAGCTCCG TTGAGCTTGAACGGGTCAGGAGCAGGAGCTGCTTCAGTCCCAGCTACGACCTTCTTGGGAAAGAAAGCTGTAACCGCGTCGAGATTCACACAGAGCAACAACAAGAAGAGCAACGGATCATTCAAAGTGGTTGCTGTCAAAGAAGACAAACAAACCGATGGAGACAGGTGGAAGGGACTTGCCTACGACACGTCTGATGACCAACAAGACATCACCAGAGGCAAAGGTATGGTTGACTCTGTCTTCCAAGCTCCCATGGGAACCGGAACTCACAATGCCGTCCTTAGCTCCTATGAGTACATTAGCCAAGGTCTTAAGCA GTACAACTTGGACAACATGATGGATGGGCTTTACATTGCTCCTGCTTTCATGGACAAGCTTGTTGTTCACATCACCAAGAACTTCTTGACCTTGCCTAACATCAAG gttCCACTTATTTTGGGTATTTGGGGAGGCAAAGGTCAAGGTAAATCCTTCCAGTGTGAGCTTGTCATGGCCAAGATGGGCATCAA CCCAATCATGATGAGTGCTGGAGAGCTTGAGAGTGGAAACGCAGGAGAGCCAGCCAAGCTGATCCGTCAAAGGTACCGTGAGGCAGCAGACATGATCAAAAAGGGAAAAATGTGTTGTCTATTCATCAACGATCTCGACGCTGGTGCTGGTCGTATGGGTGGTACTACTCAGTACACAGTCAACAACCAGATGGTTAACGCAACCCTCATGAACATTGCTGATAACCCAACCAACGTCCAGCTCCCGGGAATGTACAACAAGGAAGAAAACGCACGTGTCCCTATCATCGTCACCGGTAACGATTTCTCCACTCTCTACGCACCTCTCATCCGTGACGGGCGTATGGAGAAATTCTACTGGGCACCCACACGTGAGGACCGTATTGGTGTCTGCAAGGGTATCTTCAGGACTGATAACGTTAAGGATGAAGACATTGTCACGCTTGTTGACCAGTTCCCTGGACAATCTATCG ATTTCTTTGGTGCGTTGAGGGCGAGAGTGTACGATGATGAAGTGAGGAAGTTCGTTGAGGGACTTGGAGTGGAGAAGATAGGAAAGAGGCTGGTGAACTCGAGGGAAGGTCCTCCAGTGTTCGAGCAACCAGCGATGACTCTTGAGAAGCTTATGGAGTATGGAAACATGCTTGTGATGGAGCAAGAGAACGTCAAGAGAGTCCAACTTGCTGACCAATACCTTAACGAGGCTGCCTTGGGAGACGCGAACGCGGACGCCATCGGCCGCGGAACTTTCTATG GGAAAGCAGCACAGCAAGTGAACATTCCTGTTCCAGAAGGGTGCACTGATCCTCAAGCCGACAACTTTGATCCAACAGCTAGAAGTGATGATGGAACTTGTGTCTACAACTTTTGA
- the LOC106420697 gene encoding probable methyltransferase PMT11: protein MKPLANADLLKSPTLIKISALLLLTVASFYLGKHWSNDSYHQLLFFSSSSSATSGTSIPKISISPNSNKTFNLSAIIPSNHTTTQPPNPIPIPSESNPPPPPPIQSFGIVDENGAMSDDFEVGEVENVEDWGNQTETVESESDGESKPNRFRIKKFGMCPESMREYIPCLDNADAIKKLESTERGEKFERHCLEKGNGLNCLVPPPRGYRQPIPWPRSRDEVWFSNVPHTRLVEDKGGQNWISRDTKDKNKFKFPGGGTQFIHGADQYLDQISKMVSDITFGKHIRVAMDVGCGVASFGAYLLSRDVLTMSVAPKDVHENQIQFALERGVPAMAAAFATRRLLYPSQAFDLIHCSRCRINWTRDDGILLLEINRMLRAGGYFAWAAQPVYKHEAALEEQWTEMLNLTTSLCWKLVQKEGYIAIWQKPLNNTCYLSREAGTKQPLCDESDDPDNVWYTSLKPCISRIPENGYGGNVPSWPDRLHTPPDRLQTITFDSYIARKELFKAESKFWNEIIGSYIRSMKWKKMKLRNVMDMKAGFGGFAAALNDHKLDCWVLNVVPISGPNTLPVIYDRGLLGVMHDWCEPFDTYPRTYDFLHASGLFSVERKRCEMSTILLEMDRILRPGGRAYIRDSIDVMDEIQEITKAMGWQTSLRDTSEGPHASYRILTCEKRLLKA from the exons ATGAAACCCTTAGCCAACGCGGATCTACTCAAAAGCCCTACACTCATCAAGATCTCAGCCTTACTCCTCCTCACCGTCGCTTCCTTCTACTTAGGCAAGCACTGGTCCAACGACTCCTACCACCAgctcctcttcttctcctcctcctcctccgctaCCTCCGGCACCTCGATCCCTAAAATCTCCATTTCTCCCAACAGTAACAAAACCTTCAATCTATCAGCAATCATCCCTTCCAATCACACCACTACACAGCCGCCGAATCCGATTCCGATTCCGTCGGAATCtaatcctcctcctcctcctccgatcCAGAGCTTCGGTATTGTAGATGAGAACGGCGCGATGTCCGACGATTTCGAGGTGGGGGAGGTCGAGAACGTGGAGGATTGGGGGAACCAAACGGAGACCGTGGAATCGGAAAGCGACGGCGAGTCTAAACCTAATAGGTTTAGAATCAAGAAGTTCGGGATGTGTCCCGAGAGTATGAGAGAGTACATTCCTTGTTTGGATAACGCTGATGCGATCAAGAAGCTTGAATCTACTGAGCGTGGAGAGAAGTTCGAGCGTCATTGCCTTGAGAAAGGCAATGGCTTGAACTGCTTGGTTCCTCCTCCTAGAGGCTACCGTCAGCCTATTCCTTGGCCTAGAAGCCGTGACGAG GTGTGGTTTAGTAATGTTCCTCATACTCGTCTTGTTGAAGACAAAGGTGGTCAGAACTGGATCTCGCGAGACACAAAAGACAAGAACAAGTTTAAGTTTCCTGGAGGAGGGACTCAGTTTATTCATGGAGCTGATCAGTATCTGGACCAGATCTCTAAG ATGGTTTCTGATATCACGTTTGGCAAGCATATTCGGGTTGCTATGGATGTTGGTTGTGGTGTGGCGAGTTTTGGCGCTTATTTGCTGTCACGCGATGTTTTGACAATGTCTGTTGCGCCAAAAGATGTCCACGAGAACCAGATTCAGTTTGCTCTTGAGCGTGGTGTGCCTGCTATGGCAGCTGCTTTTGCTACAAGGCGTTTGTTGTATCCAAGCCAAgcttttgatcttattcattgctcGAGATGTAGAATCAACTGGACTCGTGATG ATGGAATATTGCTCCTTGAGATCAATAGAATGCTGCGGGCTGGAGGATATTTTGCTTGGGCTGCACAACCTGTTTATAAGCATGAAGCTGCGTTGGAAGAACAGTGGACAG AGATGCTGAATCTTACGACTAGCCTTTGCTGGAAACTGGTACAGAAGGAAGGATACATTGCAATCTGGCAGAAGCCCCTCAACAACACCTGTTATTTGAGTCGTGAGGCTGGAACCAAACAACCTCTCTGCGATGAATCTGATGACCCCGATAATGTCTG GTACACAAGCCTGAAACCTTGTATCAGTCGCATACCTGAGAATGGATATGGAGGCAATGTTCCTTCATGGCCTGACCGTCTCCACACTCCACCTGATAGGCTACAGACGATCACCTTTGATTCCTACATTGCTAGGAAAGAGCTATTCAAGGCAGAGTCAAAATTCTGGAATGAAATAATTGGGAGTTATATTCGTTCCATGAAATGGAAAAAGATGAAACTAAGAAACGTTATGGACATGAAAGCAGGCTTTGGCGG ATTTGCAGCTGCGCTAAATGATCATAAACTCGATTGCTGGGTTCTCAATGTAGTTCCCATCAGCGGTCCTAATACACTACCTGTCATTTATGATCGTGGGCTATTAGGAGTGATGCACGATTG GTGTGAACCATTTGATACGTACCCGAGGACATATGACTTCTTACATGCATCAGGACTCTTCTCAGTTGAAAGAAAAAG ATGCGAGATGTCGACCATATTGTTAGAGATGGACCGGATTCTGAGACCTGGAGGACGAGCATATATTAGGGATTCAATTGATGTTATGGATGAGATTCAAGAGATCACAAAGGCAATGGGTTGGCAAACATCTCTGCGTGACACATCAGAGGGTCCTCACGCAAGTTACAGGATTCTAACATGCGAGAAGCGTCTCCTTAAGGCTTAA